The region CGCCTCTGTGGCGAGTGCCGCCGGCGCTACCGTTCTCAACTGGCGCGAGGTTCTCCCAGATATCGAGCCGCGCCCCGGGAAGGGCGAATCGCTGTGGCGCGGTGTCGCCGCTGCTCGAGGGGAAGTCGTGGTCTTCGTCGACGCCGACCTAGAATCCGCCCGTCCTGGAATGGTCAACGCTATGGCCGAGCCTTTCCAGGACCCGCAGATTCAACTGGTCAAGCCTCGCTACGCGCGCAGCTTTCACGGTGCCCCGACCGGTGGGGGCCGCGTCACCGAACTGACCGCTAAACCGCTATTGCGCTTGCTCTACCCCGAACTTGCCGATATCGCCCAGCCCCTCGGCGGCGAATACGCCATCCGCCGCGAGACCGCTTTAGACCTGCCCTTTGTGGATGGTTAT is a window of Corynebacterium camporealensis DNA encoding:
- a CDS encoding glucosyl-3-phosphoglycerate synthase is translated as MRISVVIPALNEEATIADVVRACLADNPLEVLVIDADSSDETASVASAAGATVLNWREVLPDIEPRPGKGESLWRGVAAARGEVVVFVDADLESARPGMVNAMAEPFQDPQIQLVKPRYARSFHGAPTGGGRVTELTAKPLLRLLYPELADIAQPLGGEYAIRRETALDLPFVDGYGVEAGLLVDIGKQCGRDAIAEVDLGTRKHRNRPLEELAPMADVVAATLLRRDTTGQRPALRDIM